The following are from one region of the Silene latifolia isolate original U9 population chromosome 9, ASM4854445v1, whole genome shotgun sequence genome:
- the LOC141601991 gene encoding protein FAR1-RELATED SEQUENCE 5-like, giving the protein MCSSYFFDFDVDDHGRLSRVCWFNPIAIKNYSLKGDMTSFDTTFNMNTYKMIFAPFTGVDHHKKCVTFGAGLIRKETDEDFVWLFQNFLSAMSNKYPVCIITDQDRGIRSGVKTVFGDKTQHRYCMWHIMKKLPDKIGTTLYRETNFMKELCSCVWAEDIEPSEFEERWCSVISSYELTDNEWLNTMFDKRAYWIGVTTSDSIPIIDREKDKVYYVNFISDEMKVNCTCKKFERHGILCRHALYVLKEQGLDNVPDQYLLSRWSKLATCQPICNNVPHTLIEDCNSLDVRRHKIGFKDKISAQTSTSECSSSSSNTGDRLRKKNRELEMLLGTKIPKEVVVLPPIQSKNKRVWKKNDVPKVKSYNRTEESGKEMECLRRIRIP; this is encoded by the exons ATGTGTAGTTCGTACTTCTTTGATTTTGATGTTGACGATCATGGTCGACTATCTAGGGTTTGTTGGTTTAACCCTATAGCTATAAAGAATTACAGTCTCAAAGGTGATATGACGTCTTTTGACACGACGTTTAATATGAACACGTATAAAATGATATTTGCCCCTTTCACGGGGGTTGACCATCACAAAAAATGCGTGACATTTGGAGCAGGACTTATAAGGAAAGAGACTGATGAGGATTTCGTATGGTTGTTTCAGAATTTTCTAAGTGCAATGAGCAATAAGTATCCTGTATGCATAATTACTGATCAAGATAGAGGCATAAGATCAGGGGTTAAAACAGTGTTCGGGGACAAAACTCAGcacagatattgcatgtggcatatcatgaaaaAGCTGCCAGACAAGATCGGAACTACGCTTTATCGAGAAACTAACTTCATGAAAGAGTTGTGCTCCTGTGTTTGGGCAGAAGATATCGAACCGTCTGAGTTTGAGGAACGGTGGTGCTCAGTTATATCTTCATACGAGCTGACCGACAATGAATGGTTAAATACCATGTTTGACAAAAGGGCTTATTGGATCG GGGTTACTACCAGTGACAGCATCCCCATTATTGATCGTGAAAAAGACAAGGTTTACTATGTCAACTTTATCTCTGACGAAATGAAAGTGAACTGCACCTGTAAAAAGTTCGAGAGACATGGAATTTTGTGCCGTCATGCGCTTTACGTGTTGAAAGAACAAGGTCTTGACAATGTTCCAGATCAGTATCTGTTAAGTCGCTGGAGTAAATTGGCAACATGTCAGCCGATTTGTAATAATGTGCCACATACTTTAATTGAAGATTGTAACTCATTAGATGTTAGACGGCACAAAATTG GTTTTAAAGACAAGATAAGCGCACAAACCAGTACGTCAGaatgtagtagtagtagtagtaacacGGGTGATAGGCTGAGAAAGAAGAATAGGGAACTTGAGATGCTCTTAGGAACAAAAATACCAAAGGAAGTGGTTGTCTTACCTCCTATTCAGTCAAAAAACAAAAGGGTCTGGAAAAAGAATGATGTCCCAAAAGTTAAAAGCTACAATAGAACAGAAGAAAGCGGCAAGGAAATGGAATGCTTGCGGAGAATTAGGATTCCATGA